Genomic segment of Umezawaea sp. Da 62-37:
TGCGGGCCTGCTTGGCGGCCTTGCGCACGTCCTTCGCGCGGACCTTGGCGTCCTTGCGGGCGCGTTCGGCGGCCTTCGAGACCTCCTTGCGGACGCCGTCGGCCTTCACCATCAGGTCGGCACGGGCCTTGCCGCTGCGCTTGGCCAGCTGCTTGCGCTGCTTGGCCAGCTTCTTCCGGGTGCGCCGCGTCGACTTCTCGACTCCCTCGGCCTTCACCGCGAGAGCGTCGGCGGTCTCCGCGAACACGCCGCGGAGCTGATCGGCGGTGACGCCGCGCTCGGCGAGCTTGGTCTGCGCGTTGCCCGCGAGCTGCACAGCCGCGTCCGCACCGGCTTGGCCTGCGCGGACCGCGCCGAGGCGCGCCGCTCGCAAACCTGTTCCGACGGCCTTGCCGACCGACTCACCGGCTCGGGTCATGGCCTGCACCTCGTCCATATCGCGCTCCAGAAGCTGTCGGTCAGTCATGCACTAGGCATACCCATCCTGCCCGTTCCTGAACATCCGCGCCCGGGATGGCACGATGGTGTGGTGGCTGACAGCAACGAATCCTTCGTCGGGACCAAGGTGACCGCGACTCTGCACACCTCGCAGGGCGACATCCGGATCAACCTCTTCCCCGACCACGCCCCCAAGACGGTGGCCAACTTCGTCGGTTTGGCCGAGGGTACTAAGACGTACACCGACGCGAACGCGACCGGAGGCAAGTCCGGGCCCTTCTACGACGGCTCGATCTTCCACCGCGTGATCTCCGGCTTCATGCTCCAGGGCGGTGACCCCACCGGTACCGGCCGCGGTGGTCCCGGTTACAAGTTCGCGGACGAGTTCCACCCGGACCTCCAGTTCACGAAGCCGTACATCCTGGCGATGGCGAACTCGGGCGCGAACACCAACGGCTCCCAGTTCTTCATCACCGTGGGGCCGACCACCTGGCTGAACTTCAAGCACACCATCTTCGGCGAGGTGGCCGACACCGCGTCGCAGCAGGTGGTGGACAAGATCGGCGCCACGCCGACCGTCGCGGGCGACAAGCCCGCCACCGACGTGGTGATCGAAAAGGTCTCCATCGAGCGGGCCTGATCCGACTCCGGTGACGAACTCCCCAGTGCCACCGCCACCCGGTGGGCCGATCGGTGCGCAGCCGGAAGTCCCGGTCTGCGCGAGGCACCACGATCGGCCGACCAGGTTGCGCTGCGTCCGGTGCGACCGACCGGCGTGTCCGGAGTGCCTCCGCGACGCGTCGGTCGGTCAGCAGTGCGTCGACTGCGTCCGGGAGTCGCAGGGGACGGTCCGCAGGCCTCGCACCCTCGTGGGTGCCGAGATCGGCGGCCGTCCGCTGGTGACGCCGATCCTGATCGTGCTGAACGTGCTGGTGTTCGTCTTCACCGCGGTGCAGGCGAGCAGTGTCGCGAACAACCAGAACTCCGAGTTCTTCGCCGACTTCGTGCTCTGGCCGGTCGCCGTGTACCTGGGCGACTGGTGGAGGTTGCTCAGCTCGGGCTTCCTGCACATCGGCCCGGCGCACCTGGCGCTGAACATGCTCGCGCTCTACGTGCTCGGCCGTGACCTCGAACCGGTCTTCGGCCGGGTGCGGTTCCTCGCGCTCTACCTGGTCTCCATGTTCGGCGGTGGCGTCGCCGTCTACCTGTTCGGCGACGTCCGCACGCCGGTCGCGGGAGCGTCCGGGGCGGTGTACGGCCTGATGGGCGCCATGCTCATCGCCGTGCTGAAGCTCAAGCTGAACCCCGGCTCGGCGCTGGCCGTCATCGGTCTGAACGTGGTCATCAGCTTCACCCTGCCCGGCATCTCGCTGCTCGGGCACCTGGGCGGTCTGGCGGTCGGTGCGGCGATCGCCGCGGGCATGATCTTCGCCCCGCGGGAGCGCCGCGACCTGTGGCAGACGGCGCTGGTCGTCGCCACGGTGGTCGTCCTGATCGGACTGGTGATCATGCGCACCGCCCAGCTCGGTGTCTGATCAGGCCTTCAGGGCCGCAACGCGTGCAGGACCTCGGCGACGTCCCTCGGGTCGACGCCGAGGTCCAGCCACGTCAGCACCACCAGGTGCTCGTCCTCGCCGCGTTCCCAGTCGAGTTCCAGGCTGTGGGAATCCCTCCCCATCCTGCGCGTCTGGACGGGCCGGATCTTGACCTCGTGCCAGGGGAAGTCGTGCACACCCGTGAGCGTCCGCACGTGCAGACCGCTGTCGTCGGCGCTCAGCCGCGGCCGCACGATCGTGCCGTACGCGCCGAGCACGACGCCCAGGACGACCGCCACGCCCATCAGCAGCCGTGCGGTGTTCTCGTTGCTCCACAGCGCCGCCAGCAGCGCGACGGCGGCCAATCCCCAGGCCAGCGCGACGACGCCGGGTAGCGGAGCCCAGCTCCTGGTGGTCGGCTCAGCCGACGGAAGTGGTGTCACACCGTCGAGTGTCCCGTACGGGTGGTACATCCGGCGTGGGGAACCTGTGGACAACTGGAGCCCGCTACCGGCGCTTGTGCAAAATGGCGCAAAGTTGTCCACAGGAGTTGTCCCCACTGGGGATTACTTTCGGCTGCGGGCCAGCAGCGCCAGTCGAGATCGGTCGTCGTCGCGCGGTAACGCCCGGTGAACGACCGGCGGACACGCGCCAGCCCGGACCGATCGGGTCCGGGCTGGGCGGGAACGCGGTGCGGGGTGTGGTCAGCGCCACTTCATGGTCATCAGCAGGCCCACGATCATCAGCGCGAAGCCGATGCCGAAGTTCCAGGAC
This window contains:
- a CDS encoding peptidylprolyl isomerase, coding for MADSNESFVGTKVTATLHTSQGDIRINLFPDHAPKTVANFVGLAEGTKTYTDANATGGKSGPFYDGSIFHRVISGFMLQGGDPTGTGRGGPGYKFADEFHPDLQFTKPYILAMANSGANTNGSQFFITVGPTTWLNFKHTIFGEVADTASQQVVDKIGATPTVAGDKPATDVVIEKVSIERA
- a CDS encoding rhomboid family intramembrane serine protease, which gives rise to MGAEIGGRPLVTPILIVLNVLVFVFTAVQASSVANNQNSEFFADFVLWPVAVYLGDWWRLLSSGFLHIGPAHLALNMLALYVLGRDLEPVFGRVRFLALYLVSMFGGGVAVYLFGDVRTPVAGASGAVYGLMGAMLIAVLKLKLNPGSALAVIGLNVVISFTLPGISLLGHLGGLAVGAAIAAGMIFAPRERRDLWQTALVVATVVVLIGLVIMRTAQLGV
- a CDS encoding PH domain-containing protein, which gives rise to MTPLPSAEPTTRSWAPLPGVVALAWGLAAVALLAALWSNENTARLLMGVAVVLGVVLGAYGTIVRPRLSADDSGLHVRTLTGVHDFPWHEVKIRPVQTRRMGRDSHSLELDWERGEDEHLVVLTWLDLGVDPRDVAEVLHALRP